CTTACATTTCTTCAATTTTGCGTTAATGTTTAGATTTACTAATAGGCATTGACATGCTTTTAGTATTCATTATTTACCAGTGCAACTAATATGGGATCCTCTTTACAACAGAACAATAACTCATTTTGTTTCATTGTAAGTTCTCGTTGGATAGAGTACAggttgcttccaacagtgtcagTTCTTTTGCAAGTCAGATCTCTGTACCTGTATTAGAGTATAAATTAAGTCTGGAGTATTTCAGTTTGACAGTGCTGAAGGTGTTTTCCTCTCGATGCTCATTATAGAAAAAGTCTGTAGCTGCAATCTGAATTTTGGTAAGTTGTTCATGCAAAAATATGAAGGAGGATCCTTAAGAGTACTATTTTTGCTTTCCTGCTGTGGAGCAAACTATGGAGTAAGTACAGCAGAAGTATTGAAAAACTTTAAAATTGTATAAATGGGTCATCTAATTACAACATTTATAACGTTTGGAAATTTTAAAACCAGATGAAGAGTACGCAGCAGTAGTTTGTCAAggctttttgttgtttttggaaCCATTTTCCTTGTGCTCTTTTGGGTCTTCAACTTAGCTTTCTGAGCCTTTGTTTGCAACTACCTATGGTTTTCCCTCTGTGTTTTATAGTACTtgccttctccctctccccccccccccccccccccccccccccccccccccccccccccccacagtcctACAGTTTGATCCTTGCATTGATGTTCTCTGCCTGAGGCCATGCACCAGTACCAGACAATGCTTCGCCCTAAAATCTGGTTGTGGTCCTTGAATGATGAGTCCAATTCCCTGCCCTTCATCTAAATTCTGTGAATGCCACCTCCACAGGGTCCTCAGCCAGCCCATGAAGGTTTTACATGTACACTTTGTTCCCTTTTCACTCTACTACAGCAAAGTCCAGAACAAGAATCTGTACCTGGCAACATTTGCTGCTGTACTTGGACCTCTCAGCTTTGGCTTTGTCCTGGGGTACAGTTCTCCAGCCATCTCGGATCTGAGCAAAACAAGTGACCCTCTTCTGAGGCTAGACAAAAATGAAGCATCCTGGTTTGGGGTAAgatgcaataaaatatataaaggtATAAAGTGACTGATAAATACAGcctaaaatattttcaaaacagagaaCTTCCAGACTTTTCCTGCATCTCCTTCCCATCTTGCATCTCCTCATATGTTACCTTAACTTGGTTCCTCAGCCCGAGGTTTTAAATACTCAAGATTTCAGTACTGCTCCATTTCTCATTATGCCCCTTAATTTGTGCACTTGATTTTGATGAAGAAAATCTGAATGCAGTGATGCGGTGCCAGCAGTTTTGCTGGCAGGGCCTCCAAACCAGAGCTGGCTGCTCTTTATTCTGAGTTTAGCTGTGCATCTGAGGGGTGATAATTGTGACAtgtttcaaatgttttaaatttagttttaggaaaatgttaaaattgctacttaaaggaaaaaaaattaaagcccTTTAGCACCTAAACCAGACTGATAGTCTCACATGAGAGATCATATGAAGAATATGTGTCAagctttgaatatttttgtttgtttagtctGTTGTGACAATAGGAGCAGCAGTCGGTGGACTGTTAggaggctgggttgtggaccggCTGGGCAGAAAGCTAACCTTGATGCTGTGTTCTATACCATTTGTCTTTGGATTCACATTGATCATTTGTGCTGAAAACATCTCCCTGCTTTACACTGGACGAATACTGACAGGTCTGGCTAGTGGAGTAACTTCACTTGTGGTTCctgtaagttaaaaaaaatttgatttacGTTTTTTTGTTTGCAAAGTGCAAGAGACTTTTTaattgtttaatttaatttatttttatggaGTCGAAGGAAAATGGGCAATGGTAAAGAAACAACAAATAGAACCCATTCTTTGGAGTTAGCAGCTTCAATGGATATTTGTCATTCTGTGTGACAAAATGTGCTGAGGGTGGGAGGAGCTTTTTTAAAATTCCTCCTAAAAAAGAGCaacactaaggggtatgtttactaaggtgcgatagcatttttaatgcacctttaaagttaaggcgcattaaatgctaacgcgcttatacatttctatgggcgcattagcatttaacgcgcattaaccattCACACGCATTAacaatgctaacgcgcctatagtgcaccttagtaaacataaacGTAAATGATGTTGCATTAGAAGCAAAATCTGGTTAGTGCAACATACATCTAATGTGAAAAATATGGTGTAGGATTtattggggagggggacagggaggacCTGACATGGGCATAGTGTTAATGGTGTAGAAGAATTGTTTGCATGTACTGTTCGATGAAGATCAGGCACTTTACAGATGCAACACAAAGTTCTAGGTGGGGTAAAAAAGATAGCTGCCACTATAgaagcaccccccactggcaaaaGAGCAACACCAAGGGGTTCAGTTTTACAAGACACTTCTGTGCCGGTCCTTGGTCAAAGATAGAACCAAAGTCATATGAAGTCAGCTTTCCAGGGAATGGGGAACTGAAAGGGATAAAACACTTAATCTGATTCCATCCTCTCATTCTAAAGCAAACTCACAGAATTGAACGAGATCTAAGACGGCATCTTGTGGTAGTAAAGaatcattctctgaggacaagcaggctgaattattctcacacatgggtcgacgtccgcgtctcCGATTCCCGGACCGACATGAACGTCGACCCAtgggtgagaataatcagcctactgtcctcggagaatacctgctacaggtaagtatcttcgctttctccgaggacaagcaggctaaatTATTCTCACAGATGTGTCGACGTCTGTGTCGGCCCGGGAATCGGAGATGTGGATgtcgacccacgtgtgagaataatcagcctgctgtccttggagaatacctgctacatgtaagtatctttgctttttctcATGAAGGAAAAGACATCAGATCCTTATCACAAAAGATGTGGAGTCTATTTTGAGTAGGCAAATACTtacttacctttttttttctcatgcccGGTGAACACATTCTTTCTGTTTTCTCTATACAATAgtaattctccccctcccctttttttacaaagccatgctaactgctcctgcacagtaatgctgacacagcccattcactttgaataggctgtgtcagcgctagtgtggctttgtaaaagggaggggggtgAGCTTAATTTGCATCTGGATATGTGAGAAATCACCTGCACCCCAGCTTTGATTAATCTGATACAGATATTGGGTTTCTCTGTCTGGCTGTATAGATACTAAACCATTGTATTGCCCATAAAATGGCAAATAAACTGAATCGTGATGCTCCTTTTCAGAACGTTTTGCCCTTTTTAAGATCAGCACCTGCTTTTCTTATTGATACACCCTCACTTTTAACCATTTCCCCCTCCTTTTGATTGTAGTTGTACATTTCTGAAACTGCTCACCCGAGAGTTCGAGGGACTCTGGGATCCTGTGTCCAGCTGATGGTGGTAACTGGCATTGTAGGAGCCTACGCAGCAGGTATTTTAAAAGAGAGGACTATCAAAGAGGTCATGTTTTTCCAACTCTAAAAAGGTCTGAAAATGCCTCCGCCCTTGTTTGTCATTTGCGGAAGGATCGATCAGATGCAATACATGGTCGCTAGGGTTCAGAGGGCTAAattaggttatttatttattgatagtTTTTATTTGGTCTAGTATGAATGCATCTCTTACTTGCAACCGTATACAGTTTCAACTCAATTTCAACCTCATATTGTCCAGTGTTAAAACTTCTGTTTTTAACAACATCAGTAATATCCATAATCTCCCTTATCCTCCTTCTTTATAAGATGGTAACAAGtaattatcccccggattctgtatagggcttccaaagttgggcactgatcccagatgcacatgtaaactaattagtcaattaggcaaATGTTATTGGAGttgattggcacttaattggcattaattaggagtTGGCatctgccctattctataacatgggcacctacatttcatagcatgcaactcaaaagggaatgtggccatgggagggcatgggcgAGACGggcgttcccagaatttaggcacaatgtagaatacttggatttacgTGCCCAACTACCATCAGGCTTAAGTCCGCATGGCCAAAGTTGGGTGCGAGAATccacactaagcgctattctataaaggttgcctaaTGCTAAGCGACCTTAGGTGCCATTTGacccttttttaaattatttataagaatttaaatttaaagcaataaaataacttgccagaaatacagagaaagtaatacacaagaattatttcaatcaggtaattctatactcttccttagaccacaaaatagggagagtgaaacaagacaaggagatcaattaaacaacagtaaacagaaaaaacatggtattaacctgattatccccagttatttatctgaatcattattccacattgattgtctggttggcttcttcaaacctaAGACagtgtatattcaatttatttcattggaaacatacttattgtccaatattagtagaaataatacacctaatttcatttttttctcttttaaaaccagaaattatttaacaatgcgaacacttgagtttctaatccaattcccactgattaagttaatcccagtttcacaggcttcactcctttggaattaatattactaagtaataatttatattactaaaagaaatcattacaaaggaaaataacaaaagtttcaggaaatatttctgatgAAATCTTTAGgcgtcatacctggaactctgggaaaacaacattctcaatattaatcatctgtaataatattcattttgttcaaatttctggtGTATTATCATTTTCATAATCATAGCCGTTTCCTACTCcggtagaacttcatttgctgtatcaatttttctttctcaaagggttcgattaggttatccatgtagctcaccattaagattatatctgaagcaaagttatttactaccccaccgttaggtcctggagcgccttccagatgatattcaatataacctccatgggagccaaaaactccaagctgatagctcttacgagtttaggagtggcaccgctgactcgggttcagctgtaaacaacttccgtttcagcatggactcctaactcactcctccactcctttggccatgatggttaaatgatttgagagcgatgaaggttgtttccaggtccaagagcatcaacGCTCCTTCGCgtgtgctaatcaaaggactcaccaacccagtcatctgtgggcagctcgtcttgcagcggtcccacacttgctgcacaggggacaaaatgctggccatcggcagctgacccccgattgtccccttcctctcagttaaggtaactgcaattgcagagaggaagtttcaagtaaacaaagacgaaacttcagaggacagctgggccgttgagcgtacgagcttcaggttgccatctttccactctccctaatttgggacactctttgtctggtttctcctcagaggcctgtctgatatgggtaacccttcagcatagccctctgagtcactgaaacacagaagcccctccaccactgcaaggTGGTGTTCCTCGGAGGGGCTTATGTGCCATTAAGATCCACGCTAACTTTAAACGTTGTTttctgaatctggccctatgtgtttAATTGAGCCAATATAGAAGTGTTAATATAGAACACCGGAGACACCTAAAAGGTCTGAAAAGGCATTAAACTGAACTCGTGTCTCTGcccaagaagtgtttgtttttatatcctCCTAAAAAAGGGCAAGCCAAGCTGCAAAATGTTTTTGTCATGCATCTTCTGCTTGGAGTCTACAGAACCTTACTGCACATCTTACAGTACTTGGGGAGGTGGGGAGTACATCAGAATATCAGCAATCAGTGCCTAATAGAATTTAGAAATTGGGCTAAAAAACCTCACCCTTAATCTTAGCGTTCATCCCCAGGAGGGGAATTTTGGGTATCATCATCTATTGAAACAGTTAGAGTTCAAGAACTGGGGATTAAATAGAATCCTTTGATCAGATTAGGGGCAGGGGAGCAGTTTTAACTCTCTGATGCCTAAATTTGGTCTAATCAGCTCAGTCCGTAAATGAACACCAGGATTGTGGGTGGGTTTTTTTATTTGCCTTTCTGCCCCTTCTTGATCATTTTTGTCATTCCCCACAAATTCCAGCATATTTAGGTACTGAACTTCAGTTTGCAGCATAACTGGGAATTAGTTATATTTTCTTTTAAGCTCAAGTTATATCCATTTAATCTAGTTACTGTTAAAGAAAGTAGCATAAGATTATTACTGTGCTGTAATAAAGAGCTTTATCACCTTTTAAGGGTCCTGCAAAAAACTGAACACTGGAAATACGAAAATAGCAGCTGACTGATCAGAAGAGTCTCAGTTCTGACTTGTGGCCCCTTTACCAAGTGGCAGAGGCAGTTTGTACTTGCTGATTATTTTGTTTTGGAAGTAACCAGTAGCTGATGAAATGTGCTACCAATATTCAGTGTGACTGCAGCAAAAATTAAAGTCCTTGTTTGTCTCGAGTGGATAGAATGTGGAGTGAATAATCTCACCATGCCTTTTCCTTTCTGCACGGTTTAGGAATGGTACTTCATTGGCGTTGGTTGGCATTGTTCTGCTCAGTGCCCCCTTTTGTGATGCTGATAATGATGGGCTTTATGCCCGAGAGCCCACGGTTCTTACTGAGTCGGAGCAAGCGCACAGAAGCATTGAATGCCCTGGAATTTCTGCGGGGGCCTGAGGTGGATCACGAGTGGGAGTGCCAGCAGATCGAAGCACACGCTGAGGAGCAGGTGATGATACTCAGCATAAGGACAAGAAGTCTCAGTCTTGAATTACAGCAGAAGAAATTTAGGTTAGACATTAAAAGGAAATTTCTAATCGAGCGCAGTGAAGCACTAGTACAGATTCCTTTGGGAGCCAGAGGGAAGGTAGAATTTCTGTCCACTGTAAGTTTTTAAGAGCAGGTTAGACAAACATTTGCCTGCATGTATCTAAGTAGAGGGGATTCTGCTTGGAAGGTGGAATAAGTGATGAGCCCTTGAAATTTCTTCCAGCTCCGTCATTCTGTGATCTACTTTAGGTGCAGGAGATCTTCAGTCATGGAATTTCTAAGCTGATGAAGAATAAAGTGGCAATAAACTATCTCATTAAACAATTAAGGGAAAATTTAAGAAGGAAAGCAAattaaggcccttttactaagctgtgtaccATGGGACGTGCTCAGGTGTCCTGaggtaactgccaaattagcgCTCACTAATCTGGgtgaattttttgtttttttggaggggcatgtcggggtggagagtgggtgtctatttgcattagcttactaactggttaatgcaggatTGCCACACAaacctttactgcctacaaatgGGCTATTAATGCAAAAAGTAGAAAATCGCccattttatggctgcagtaaaaatggctttaatgTGCAGGAAAACCCAtgcaagggcacactaaggccactttttgccacagcttagtaaaaggaccccaaagtgaaggAAAGAATGGCTAAGAAGTATCATAAACAGAAGTTTAcatttgtcaccctcttatcaccatacatttctccctgtccctcatccacccagctttccctgtctctcacctaacccaccctcatcctgtgagactgtcactggaatgctttgatgtttcacttatatatactgttatttatcaacatttgcttatttccgatctgatgatgAAGGGTTACTTTCGAAAGCCAATCAAAAAAtgaattgttagtccaataaaaaaggtatcatattttcttttatttctattgattacctttaaaagtgggctaacacggctaccacatagCTACCACATACCACATTCAAGAATTGTAAAAGAAGTAAGTTGAAGTTTAAAAATTGAAAAGAAGTAAAAATGTTTAATGAGCTCCACGTTTCTCTGACCACCTCCTTTATTTGGATTCCTGTTGCTGTCTGGTTCTTGTCCTTGGATGCTGCTTTTCCTGTGTGTAGGGAGGTGGCTTCAGTATCGTAGAGCTGAAGAATCCAGCTGTTTACAAGCCCTTTCTCATTGGAATGCTGCTGATGTTTTTCCAGCAGCTTACAGGCATCAATGCCATCATGTTTTATGCAGGATCTATCTTTGAAGAGGCTAACTTCAAGGTAAAGATGCAGTACTACctgtttttatacatatttttaacTGTTACTATTTTGTTAtgtgcagtttctttctttttatttatttaaaaagttgaTATTTCTCTGACCCCCAAACTTCAACCTCAgtctgttacaaaaaaaaaccatacagaaGAAATTGCACCAACTATGAAAAACTTGTCATTaaccaacaaaataaaacaacataTCAGTAAACTATCTGCTAAAAACACATGTGACTTTATCATAATATCACTGCAAATGCCTGCTAGAACAAATATGCTTTCACTTGCTTTACAAACAAACCCAGGGTACTTGCTGCCTCCTAAGATGATGAGATCTCTTTGAAAATCTTTCCCTGAATATCTGACCTGAAAGTAGACCAATTTATGGCTATTTTATGGCTATTTTTGGTGTAAAGATAATCTGTAAATTTCCATCAGGTAACACTTTAGTTCCATCATAAAACCCATATATCAAAAGAGAAAAGCCACAAACCATCAAATCACTCAATTGCCTGTACTGTCTGTAGGATAGAATAGTTTTTGCACATATTGAATTTGTAGTTCTGTAGAGGTTAAGTGTTCAAATCCTGCAGCTCTGCAGGTGAGTTTCACAGGGAACCACCCCTGGAAATGTAGCTGGGGCTGGCTATAAGGGCTCTTTTGTAAATGCAAAGTATATGAGATCAAGAAACGCAGGATGCTTTCATAATGATATCCTGCTTGTGCTTCACTTGGGCTCACTCTAAACTGTCCCCAGTGCTGCCTATTTACTATTAATCATTTTAACAGCACtgttagacatatgcagcactttaCCCATACATAGAAGAGGCAGtctctgctcaatagagcttagtCTACTaaaggcagacaaacaggacaaataaggggttAGAGAGTTAACATGGGTTAATAGATGCTGAATAAGAGGCTGAGTGGTAAATGCAGCTTCAAAGATGGGCTTTCAGCTGGGATTTGAATAGGGAAAAGTATGCATGCTGTTTCGGCCCATTTAGAAGGAGGGGGCAGTGTTCAAAGGAACATTCCCTCAAAGCAAATCTAACCAGCTGGGCTGCAACTGAAATTTCACATCTATATAGCCTGTTAGCATTGAAGTTGCTATTCCTGTGCTCAGACTTAAAATTCAATGCCCTCCTTCCTCACTACCTCCCatggcctgtgtgtgtgtgtgtgtgtgtgtgtgtgtgtgtgtgtgtgtgtgtgtgtgtggtctctctctctcttctctcccctcccccccattttccCTTTTTTGGGTCCTCTCAGCCCTCCCTTCACATTTTCAGTGGCTGCCAGGCCAGACTGTGGCAACGACAGATCAAATGTGAGCATGTGACCCATGAATGGGAGCACACTTGTGGGCCCTGCAATGGCCCCACATTCACATAGAAAGGAAGAGAATCCAGCAAGGGAGTCAAGGTGGCATgtaagaggaggagagaggacctgggaaagggagggaaagagggcaaATAGGAAGGGTCAAAGGTTGGAGAATGGGGTAGGAGGGAAAAATGCCAGATAGGGGCCTTGGGATAAGCAAGAAGGACACAAGATGGGGGGTGGCAACAATGGGAAAGGACCTTGAGGTGTTAGGTGGAGAACATGCTATGGAGTGGGAGAGGAGGAAACGGGGTcagagagggggagggcaggatgAGTACAAGGGGACTTGGGATTGAAGACCCCTTTCCAAGTTTTGACCATGGGATCCAGCATGTGTAACATTAACCCTTGCTAAGGGGGGCAGGTTAGCGAAATATTCCAGTTTTGGACAACACAATTTAGTTGAGAACTGTTCTCAACTGTTCAAGGTAAAGGCAACTTGAACCAGGAGCAGACTGAATTAATCCATCGTTCCCAGTGTTcctaactttttttgtttttttaatattacgATCATGAAAAGAAGATTAATGAGGAATGGGTAGAGTAGGAAATCGAGGTAAAGGATTTTCCTCTAGCTGCTGCCTGCTAAGTCATCAGTTACCCTTATTGTGATATGAACCTGAAAATCTTGGAGCCTTTCTGCACTGAATCTTATGTCACATTTCATTTCATTCCCAAACTCTTGACATTTCCATTGTTTATTTTGTCTTTAGAACAGCAGCTTGGCTTCAGTCATAGTAGGTGCCATACAGGTGATCTTCACAGCAGTGGCAGCTCTTATTATGGATAGAGCGGGTCGGAAAGTACTGCTTGTGCTGTCGGGTAAGACAAAGGAAGAAGCTTGTACATGTTTTGAGGATTCAGAGGTAGCATATTGTGGGAAGGACAATTTCAAACACATTTACACAGATATACAATAAATTGTGACAACTCTCAGCCTGGCTGTGACTCCCACTCCCCCCATGGGGCTAATGTGGTTTTATTATTATCTTGTCTTAGTATATATATGAAGTGAATTACATTATGGATCCATAGATAAATCGAACTTGCCTCCATAACAAATGCACCGTGGGGTTTACTAACCTCTAGATAcgtgtttaagtttttttttctcttggttcAGCAGAAGAGAATTCTCCGCTTCTTTTCGCGGAGAATCTTAGCAAAattcacttttttaaaaatcattttagaTTATTTGAGTTTGGGTTGAATTACTTGCATCTCTGTAAATTGAACATCATTGTTTATGTGTGGATAATGATGAACCATCCCTGTAAGGAGGACACAGAGGCTGGTGGTACCTTATAgattaaggcagtggttcccaaacctggtcctggaggcactccgaccaatcagattttcaagatatccacaatgaatatttatgagagagatttgcatgcagtggaggcattgcatacaaatctctctcatgaatattcattatgaatatcctgaaaacctaacgggcttggttgcctccaggaccagatttgggactCACTggacttaaggggtccttttattaagctgccttTGGTGCTGATATGTGCCCAACACAACTAAAATGGAGTACTGAGGAACGCACTCTGGCGTCTTGCAGTAACTTCGAAATGTGTCTGTTCTAGCTGCatgctaaacttttttttttttttttgatggggtttgtcatgggtggagaatgggcgttCCTGCGCtgttagcgcatctacattactgtaTGCTAACTGGTTATCGTACAACTAACCCAGGAGCCCTTACTGGCTATATAATGTGTGGTGGTAAGTGCCTCATGCAGTAGTTTTACAAAAATTGGCTACGTGCTAGTGGCACcattacaaaaaatagaaaattggctatTTTACGGCTGTGGTAAAATGGCTTTAGTGTAAGGGAAAGACCCgcgtaagggtgtgctaaggccacattttgccacagcttagtaaatggacccctaactGATTTATTGAGGTATGTTTGTAATGACCATGCTTTACCATCAGTCTGATTACACAGCATAGCACTCAATAGTACACTAATGCTTACAAAATATTTAGTTAACTTTTACAATATTTGATGACACACTCCACCAAAAATAAGTAGCCCAAAGCATGGAACAAAACATATTGCACTTACCACCCCCTCATGTGTAAAGTTCAAATCTTGAAGCAGTAAAAAACTGAGTAGCCTACTTTAGTAAAAAAGGGTTCTTTTTTAAGCACCTTACAAAAATGTAGAACAAGTCACTGTTTTTGAGGTGAGGTGAATTCCTATCTATCTGTTAAAGTTGCTGTCCAGCCTATGGTGCTGAGCTTTTAGTACTGTTTAATAATACCACATGTTTGTTGGTCATTCTTGTTTTTATTACAGAAAAAAATAACTCAATGTCCAAATACAGTTTATGACACTTTAGGAACAGGAAAATAGTCACTAATGACAGACTTCTTGAAAAAACGTAGGAGGAGAGGAGTGAAATCCACTAGTCATTCTCTGCTTCCTTTTAATGAAATAAGAACGTTAattatattgttttaatgtatctCCTTTAGTCTTGTCTGTCCTGACAGATTTAGTGTT
This is a stretch of genomic DNA from Microcaecilia unicolor chromosome 6, aMicUni1.1, whole genome shotgun sequence. It encodes these proteins:
- the SLC2A8 gene encoding LOW QUALITY PROTEIN: solute carrier family 2, facilitated glucose transporter member 8 (The sequence of the model RefSeq protein was modified relative to this genomic sequence to represent the inferred CDS: inserted 3 bases in 3 codons) translates to MASQENKPLLLHVETLEDRYLNKVQNKNLYLATFAAVLGPLSFGFVLGYSSPAISDLSKTSDPLLRLDKNEASWFGSVVTIGAAVGGLLGGWVVDRLGRKLTLMLCSIPFVFGFTLIICAENISLLYTGRILTGLASGVTSLVVPLYISETAHPRVRGTLGSCVQLMVVTGIVGAYAAGMVLHWRWLALFCSVPPFVMLIMMGFMPESPRFLLSRSKRTEALNALEFLRGPEVDHEWECQQIEAHAEEQGGGFSIVELKNPAVYKPFLIGMLLMFFQQLTGINAIMFYAGSIFEEANFKNSSLASVIVGAIQVIFTAVAALIMDRAGRKVLLVLSGVVMAISCATFGLYFKITEPDHNNSPHPSPPSNSLSSENPDQLTWLALVSMAFFIAGFALGWGPIPWLVMSEIFPLRIRGXASGSCVVTNGLCFLVTKQFHALMVALTSWGTFWFFSGFCVXNVIFTLLVVPETXGKTLEEIEAYFRGSSAT